The proteins below come from a single Streptomyces sp. M92 genomic window:
- a CDS encoding helix-turn-helix domain-containing protein, whose product MPQRRAITGRSQEPRARFAEELRLLRQGRGVSLRGMAEAVGWDASQFGKMENGHTLGGPEIVEALDQYFGTGGMLLTLWELAVADPTQFREQYRRYMILEAEAISLWHYAVSAPPGLLQTAGYARETLAVGWLKGPELEQQVEARLGRRQLLEGEAPPPFRVILSEAVLRTSLRDVGAWREQLAHLAEMAGRPSITLQVLPFRAGPHGLMNTAVKFLRLPNGRVVAYTENDLRGELVEENASVELLQRRYDAMRDLALSPAQSRDFILRTLEEAPCESSI is encoded by the coding sequence GTGCCGCAGCGGAGGGCGATCACGGGTCGCAGTCAGGAACCGAGGGCACGGTTCGCGGAGGAGCTGCGGCTGCTCCGCCAGGGGCGGGGCGTGTCCCTGCGGGGCATGGCGGAGGCGGTGGGCTGGGACGCGTCCCAGTTCGGAAAGATGGAGAACGGCCACACGCTGGGCGGCCCGGAGATCGTCGAGGCGCTGGACCAGTACTTCGGCACGGGCGGAATGCTGCTCACGCTGTGGGAGCTGGCGGTCGCCGATCCGACGCAGTTCCGGGAGCAGTACCGGCGGTACATGATCCTGGAGGCCGAGGCGATCAGCCTGTGGCACTACGCGGTCAGCGCGCCGCCGGGCCTGCTCCAGACCGCCGGCTACGCGCGCGAGACGCTTGCCGTGGGCTGGCTCAAGGGGCCAGAACTGGAGCAGCAGGTCGAGGCCCGTCTCGGCCGTCGGCAACTGCTGGAGGGGGAGGCTCCACCGCCGTTTCGCGTCATTCTCTCCGAGGCGGTGCTGCGCACGTCGCTGCGCGACGTGGGGGCCTGGCGCGAGCAGTTGGCCCACCTGGCCGAGATGGCCGGGCGCCCGAGTATCACCCTCCAGGTCCTGCCGTTCCGTGCGGGCCCGCACGGCCTGATGAACACCGCGGTGAAGTTCCTGCGCCTGCCGAACGGCCGCGTCGTCGCCTACACCGAGAACGATCTGCGCGGTGAACTCGTGGAGGAAAACGCCTCAGTTGAGCTGCTGCAACGTAGGTACGATGCGATGCGCGACTTGGCGCTGTCCCCGGCGCAGTCGCGCGATTTCATCCTGCGGACGTTGGAGGAAGCGCCGTGCGAGTCATCGATCTGA
- a CDS encoding DUF397 domain-containing protein, translated as MRVIDLSAVSWRRSSYSNTSGGDCVEVSDDLLRAADWRRSSYSNASGGECVEVAPNLPSLVPVRDSKDPSRGALLFTAPAWAAFVGGVRREASGGAA; from the coding sequence GTGCGAGTCATCGATCTGAGCGCCGTCTCGTGGCGCAGGAGCAGCTACAGCAACACGAGCGGCGGCGATTGCGTGGAGGTCTCCGACGACCTCCTCCGCGCCGCCGACTGGCGCAGGAGCAGCTACAGCAACGCGAGCGGCGGCGAGTGCGTCGAGGTCGCCCCCAACCTCCCCTCCCTCGTCCCCGTCCGGGACAGCAAGGACCCCTCCCGCGGAGCACTCCTCTTCACCGCGCCCGCGTGGGCCGCCTTCGTGGGCGGAGTCCGACGGGAAGCGTCCGGAGGGGCCGCGTAA